In Pyrus communis chromosome 1, drPyrComm1.1, whole genome shotgun sequence, the following are encoded in one genomic region:
- the LOC137710948 gene encoding ran-binding protein M homolog, with amino-acid sequence MSTTNSNNGTNNHASDRDLGLWFLEQSRLRSARGRTDMDEDDDAPTELNTINSSGGFLVVSPDKLSAKYTSVNLHGHDVGVVQANKPAPVKRLVYYFEIYVKDAGTKGQIAIGFTSESFKMRRQPGWEANSCGYHGDDGLLYRGHGRGEAFGPTYTSGDIVGGGINYDSQEFFFTKNGAVVGTLPKDMKDMKGPLFPTIAVHSQNEEVHVNFGQQPFAFDLKEFEAQERMKQQMSIEKFSLPTNVSHGIVRSYLLHYGYEDTLNSFDMASKSTVPPVHIAQENGFDEQDIVFALNERKTLRQLIRNGEIDSALGKLREWYPQIVQDDKSATCFLLHCQKFIELVRVGALEEAVKYGRMELAKFFGLPMFEDLVQHCVSLLAYERPRESSVGYLLEESQREVVADTVNAMILSTNPNLKDSSHSCLHSYLERLLRQLTACCLERRLLSGDQGEVFHLQRVLKQL; translated from the exons ATGAGCACCACCAACTCCAACAATGGTACCAACAACCACGCCAGCGACCGAGACCTCGGTTTGTGGTTCCTCGAACAATCGCGGCTCCGCTCTGCTCGGGGGCGGACCGACATGGACGAGGACGATGATGCCCCCACGGAGCTCAACACCATCAACAGCTCCGGCGGCTTCCTCGTCGTGTCCCCAGATAAGCTCTCCGCCAAGTACACCAGCGTCAATCTTCACGGCCACGACGTTGGCGTCGTTCAGGCCAACAAGCCGGCCCCGGTCAAGCGGCTCGTCTACTACTTCGAGATTTATGTCAAGGATGCCGGGACCAAGGGTCAGATTGCCATTGGATTTACTtctgagagcttcaagatgcgGAGGCAGCCCGG ATGGGAGGCAAATAGTTGTGGCTATCATGGCGATGATGGGCTACTTTATCGGGGACATGGAAGGGGAGAGGCGTTTGGCCCAACCTACACCTCTGGTGATATAGTTGGAGGTGGCATCAATTATGATTCACAGGAATTCTTTTTCAC TAAAAATGGTGCTGTGGTGGGAACATTGCCCAAGGATATGAAGGATATGAAGGGCCCCTTATTTCCTACCATTGCTGTACACAGTCAAAATGAGGA GGTACATGTTAACTTTGGGCAGCAACCATTTGCGTTTGATCTTAAG GAATTTGAAGCGCAAGAGAGGATGAAGCAACAAATGTCAATTGAAAAATTTTCATTGCCAACTAATGTTAGTCATGG AATTGTTCGCTCCTACTTACTACATTATGGATATGAAGATACGCTGAATTCATTTGACATGGCTAGTAAAAGTACTGTTCCTCCAGTACATATAGCTCAAGAAAATGGTTTTGATGAGCAGGACATTGTGTTTGCACTAAATGAGAGAAAGACTCTTAGACAG CTCATTAGGAATGGGGAGATCGACTCTGCTCTTGGTAAACTCCGTGAATGGTATCCCCAAATTGTTCAG GATGATAAATCGGCTACATGCTTTCTGCTCCACTGTCAAAAGTTTATTGAACTGGTTCGG GTCGGAGCGCTGGAGGAGGCTGTCAAATACGGGAGGATGGAATTGGCAAAGTTCTTTGGCTTGCCTATGTTTGAGGACCTAGTTCAG CACTGTGTTTCTCTGCTGGCATACGAACGGCCACGGGAATCATCAGTTGGATATCTGCTTGAAGAGTCTCAGCGTGAAGTTGTAGCAGACACAGTTAATGCAATGATCTTGTCAACAAATCCCAATCTGAAAGATTCTTCGCACAGTTGCTTGCATTCATATCTTGAGAGGTTACTCAGGCAGCTTACTGCTTGCTGTTTGGAGAGAAGGTTGTTGAGTGGGGATCAAGGCGAAGTGTTCCATCTGCAGAGAGTACTCAAACAGTTGTAA